AAAGAGCGGGCTTTGGCGCGCATTTCGGCGCTAAGAAAACAGGGCCCCGGCCCTACAGTGGCTGCCATGGATCAAAACGCCCATGTTCCCTGCGCCGCTCTCGCGAGCCGCATCCGCGCCCTGGCGGCGCTGGTGCTGCTGGCCGGCAGCGCCCTGGGCGCCTGGGCCCAGGCCAGCAACCCGCTGACGCCCGAGTTGCTGAACTATGTGCAGCGCCTGGCGCTGGCCGGCGCCCGCGCCGGCGCGCCCGAGCAGGCGCGGGTGGATATCCAGCTGGGCCAGCTCGACGCCCGGCTGCGCCTGGCGCCTTGCCGCCAGGTCCAGCCCTATCTGCCGCAGGGCCAGAAGATGTGGGGCAAGAGCCGCATCGGCCTGCGCTGCCTGGACGGCGCCCAGGGCGGCGCGCGCTGGAATGTCAGCCTGCCGGTGACGGTGCAGGTCTATGCCCGCGCGGTCGTGGCCAGCCAGGCCCTGGCGGCCGGCACCCTCTTGACTCAAGAGCT
This genomic stretch from Roseateles sp. DAIF2 harbors:
- the flgA gene encoding flagellar basal body P-ring formation chaperone FlgA, whose amino-acid sequence is MDQNAHVPCAALASRIRALAALVLLAGSALGAWAQASNPLTPELLNYVQRLALAGARAGAPEQARVDIQLGQLDARLRLAPCRQVQPYLPQGQKMWGKSRIGLRCLDGAQGGARWNVSLPVTVQVYARAVVASQALAAGTLLTQELLQSAEVDIAAEAGQVFTDAGQLDGRSLQRPLVPGEAVRSSDLKARRWFAVGERVQVLASGTGYAIASEGQALEPGLEGQEVRVRFENGRTVTGRAVGERRVEVLL